The genomic region ATTAACCTGTTGGCTGCCATATGGCGCAGTCCTTATACCGCCATTGTTTTCCGTCTGGTCCTGGGGACTTCGTTTATCGTCGCCCCTATGTATAAAATCGTCTATCCCGGTGAGTTTGCCGAGAATGTGGCTGGCTTTCAGTTGGTTCCCTATCTGGGGGTCAACTTTATGGCGGTGATTATGCCCTGGATTGAGCTGGTTACCGGCTTGTTCCTGATCCTGGGTATTCGCACCCGGGCCGCAGCCTCAATCATCGGTGCCTTATTGATCGTCTTTACAGTGGCCATTGTCATCAACCTGGTTCAGGGCACCCCAATTAACTGCGGCTGCTTCGAGGCCGTGGGCGAACCTCTCGACTGGTGGCTGGTCATCCGGGATGTGGGGATGTTGATCATGGCTATACAGATTATCCTCTATGATCGTCTCTTTATCTTTGACCGGGGCGGCTTTATCTTACGGGAGAAAAAGATATGAGGGTATACCGAATTCTGTGGCTGGCCTTGGCCGTCCTCTTCATTTGTGGGGCCTTGGGGTGTAAATCACGAACCCCCTATACGGGTAAATACGTAGCTGAGGTCAAAAAGCCTTCT from Deltaproteobacteria bacterium harbors:
- a CDS encoding DoxX family membrane protein; the encoded protein is MINLLAAIWRSPYTAIVFRLVLGTSFIVAPMYKIVYPGEFAENVAGFQLVPYLGVNFMAVIMPWIELVTGLFLILGIRTRAAASIIGALLIVFTVAIVINLVQGTPINCGCFEAVGEPLDWWLVIRDVGMLIMAIQIILYDRLFIFDRGGFILREKKI